Genomic window (Drosophila albomicans strain 15112-1751.03 chromosome X, ASM965048v2, whole genome shotgun sequence):
TTACAAAttcgataaaaaaaataaaaaagaagtaCAAACTTACATGTAACGACTGTACTGTGAATTTTGCAATCAGTTCTATGGCTTCGGGATAACAAGGAACAGCAATAAGTTCACCCAGTTGATAGTTGGACTTGAGACGGGCAAGCAGACGACAGAACTCATGATAATTATCAGGATCACTAAGTCCCTGTAAAAGATACATTTAAACTGTGATTAGATAACTAAGAAGTAAAGTGTTGTTTTATCTGGAAAtgttattcattcattctttgAGCATCATtcataataaacatttttcttttgatcTATCTTTTTCAATGGCAATACAAATTGATACTTACATGTAAATTGGTGAGTATATTTTTGACACCCTCAACTAAATGGGTCAAAAATTTTGTTCGCTCCGAGTTACTAAATAGAGATCTTCGAACCGATGTCATTTGCACTAGGCATGATAGTGAGTAACTCGCTAAACCATTCggtaatatttgatataaatcGAAGAACAATTTTAATGTGTTGGAATCAAGAAAAGCCGGACGCCATGCTGTCGGTATCTGTGGgtaaaaagaattaaattaaccATTCATCGTTTTaccatttattatattaatcaCAAACCTGCACATTGTTCATATCATCAGCTGATTCATCTGTAGAGCTGCCAATAAAGTCAAAGCTCAAGCAATTCTTTGTAAGACGTAACACTTGTGATATTAAACTGAACagattaataaaaaagaaaaatcaaccGTTAGACCGTTGTTTTATATACacgaaattaattattattaaaacttattctatttaaaacattaattgTAATGTtcacaaaatgcaaacttCAAGAGGCTAAGTTAAGAAAAATTTGATTCTTTCATTCTGCAAACGAAAACATTTACATACGAACTTTACGTcgcaattttatattgaaattcacTCCTTTACACTTATAGTTCGATCTTTGAGAAGTTTATAGAATCAATATAAAAAGCCAATATGCTGATTTCGTGGTTGTAACTGTATTATTAAGAAGTCGAGTagaaataccaaaattctaaatttagcTCGTGCAGAATAGTCCCGTGTCTCTTATGGCTTATTACTGTTGAAATATCGTGGGTCATAAGCTAGGTTATCTTTGGTGATATGCAATGCcgcattttttaatatagacaaatcgaaaaaatagATGGATAAGTTAAATGTTAACTCACGCTTGTTGTGATTCGTCCATAAAATTCAAGTTCTTGCTATTGTCGCGCGCTGTATCCAACAGCGAGCAGGAGAGTAGGAAAGTGTCGAACAGCTGTTGATCTCGATAGGATGTGGCAATCTTTcgatttttggaaaatgataGATGTGCATCCAACTCGacaattgaattcatttcgGACACCAGCTGTGAGAGAATCTGTACACCAATTGTACAATGCTCAACCGATCCCTTAACGAatcgaataaataaataaataactattaaATACGAAGTACACATATCGTATATGCATTGCATACCTGTAAGAACCTTTTGACATCTTCAAGCAGGTTCTGAAAGATCAATTCACCTTTGTATGAATCGAACCAACCATACTTTGTGATCTTCGCTAGCAGCGTGACCAGTGCTTGAACCACAAAGTGCTGCAAATTTGGTCTGGTTGCCAAGTAGTTAAGAGCATAGCTGCGAATATCAATGCGCTGTGTCAAAGTGATACCCTGTATTAGTTTAGTTAGGGTTGATGCAGCAAGCAGTTGGGCGTAGCTTGAATCAGCTCGATCCAACAGCAGCTGGCACTTTGGTAAGGCATCCTGGCTATTCACAAAGGATACGAGACTTTTCTCAGCATCAGCTCGAATGGTGGCGTCTGTGGCTTCATACAGTTGCTTGCACAATATTTCCAATTGTTGGATAtcctataaaaatatataatatgattattattatgatatttgcaGATATtctattcaataaaataaatggatGTGCATGTTTAGGacattcaaattttataacaCACAATGGGGAAGACTTAGGAGGCTGCAATTTTTAGTTATCTTGTAGCTTTACGCTTGTGTTTGCACTTAATTGTAATTTAGACAATAATTTAAGAACTGTGGCTacagttttatgttttactaCATTGCAATGAAATCTTCCGATGCAAACATTTCTATTAGCCGGTCAGTTTGCTTCATGTACACTTTTCCTAACACATTTACTATAGTTTGAAAAACAATCACTAGAAGCCTTCTAGACCGTTCCACAGAGCGAGTCTTTACTGTATTGTCAAATACCTTTAACCTATACAAGAGCTAACCTTTAATTGCAATATAGtacgacaaaaataaaaaagcactTAAGCAGCGGTACATTAGGGAAATCCGCATTTAGTTAATGATAAGTTGGCTGAAGTAAATCACAATTTCACAAGAACTACACGCAATTCTGCAAAATGAATAATGTTAGACCAATCACGAGTCGCATTGCAATTTacaatcattttcatttctatttgcCTGCACTGACGTGTGCATTGAATTGGTTttgttgtataaatatttaatgcacttATAACAGACCGCTTCAATATAAATGTTCCATTTatctatattaaaattattaatcaaaTCTACTAAATAACAAATCGTACAAAAATACGAACATGTCGGAAGACGTACCATAATGCTGTTTTGATGACAAAGTACAAGCAATGTCTTTATTGTATTTCGTTAGACCATTAACGATTGCGCTCAAAGAGCTGTGATTTCTGTAAATTAGCACAGTTTTCCAGAAAAAgaactatttcaattttttagtAAAGAAAACGATGTCAAATTTCTATAACTGCAATAACAAAGCAATTTATGCAGCGAATAGAGATGTAAGATGCATCGATATATTTAGGAGTCTACAATATTGTTATCGATTTCTAAATGCTTCTTTGATTGAGATGCACGTTTAAATCATCGAATGCTTATAGCCTCTTTCCACCTGTcggttttctttggttttatttggttttttcacGTTCAGGCCGAATGTTACGTTCGCCCCATGTAAAATcccataagaaaaaaacgtCGGTTTTTCTACGTTCGCGAGCTACGTAGAAATAGCGAACGCACTTTTTGGGTAATTATGCGATATTTTGATCGATATGACAACGAAAAAGAGCTCACCActaacaaaacagctgacattaaagtgcgccaaggtatgaaaatagaaaaataaaaatttgattttgctttttaaaacaaattgtttatattttagatgagCAAAAAAACTCGCAAGCCGTCAATATCGAGGAGTGGCATCCACGAGGCTATGTTGTTCGAGTTATGGGAGGAGAAATGTAGTGCCTTTTTTGGCCAATCCACAAAGGCGCTCCACAAGGATGCCAAACTCCTCCCcattaattcgaaaattatcTTCAAAAAATGATTCGTTGTTTCCAGGAACATCGCGCTCCTAAAAACACCCATGCCGttgctaaaaagtaaatgtatttatgtaaatattacattgctgCCAGCAATGGCCTATACTACTCTATACTTCGCTAATTTTCCCTCCACTTCGTTAAAATCCTCATAAAAAttctgcaatttaataaaattttccattttcaaatgcGCGTGCTGTTTTTTGAAATGTTCGCCAACtcgtgtttacatttgaacagCTGATATTTCAGAGCGGCCATATTGAGAAATTTACCGTTGCCCATATTTTTCGGTTCGTGCAGATGGAAACCCCGAAACGGGACTTTAAAAAACGTAGAAAAACTGAGTGAGGTGGAAAGAGGCTATTAGATTacacttattatttttaaaataatttaaatatttggacCAAGTATGCCTaagtagtatttttatttattttactttaaaactATTGCAAACAATTcttacaaatttcataaatagtTTTCCCAATccttaaatttgaaaataaatctataaatttaaattagatgATTTAATATAAACTTCATTTTAACATTATACAACTTTGAACCTTTAAAACAGTGCTTGATAATTTACACGTGTTTTTCCAATCATAGCCCAAAAGAGTTTATGTTTATggtgatttttaaattttatctttgtatttttatgtattttggaATTACTTAACCTGTTCAACCCACTTGCATATGTTTTGTAGTATTCAGTGTCAGCATTTGCTTGACACGGATATGTTATCGAGTAAAAATACAACGCTATTTCCTCCTTTAACTTGTTTATAATATCGATAGTATCGATAGAGCTATTGTACATCAACTACTTTTGTTCAGAATTGTAACGTGGTCAGATCTAAGTAAATAACAACTGCGGTATGTCTACTGGGCTAATAACAGAGTTAAACAAGCTGAATAGTTTGGTATGTTCATAATGGGaaaattagaatttttttCACTATTTACAAACTATATTTAATCCGTTCAATAGGAACGTGTAGCGAAAGAATTGCACACGAAAGTCCAATACTCGACACGAAAAGAATTGTCGCCATATGTAGAGGGTGATGACACCGTGGTTAAGCTGTTGAATGAGAATGCGAAACTTAAGCATCGTCTTGCCATAATTAATCAAGTATGTAATTTGtcttatatatctatatatctgACCAATGACTTTTATATCTGTTGCTCAATATTGTGTTACAACAGGCAATAGCCGATGAGAAGAAGAATATGTCGCCAGAAACTGATTCGGATAATACTCTCTTGATAATGGATCATTTGGAGAAGATCTTTTCGGCAGCAATTGCAGAAGCTTATCCTCTATACAGTAAAACTCCAGTTATTATTGCAGCTGTGAATAATGTGTCCGCCAAATTCGGTGATTACCAATGCAATAATGCCATGGGATTAGCGAAGAAAATGAAAGAAGCCGGCATTAGCATATCACCGCGTGATATTGCCACTGAGATCAAGAGATGTTGCCCGGCTTCACCATTAATTGATAAAATCGAAGTTGCTGGTGCTGGCTTCGTGAACGTTTTCCTCAGCAAGTAAGTTTACTACTTGTTCCtccacatatatatatatatatatttcttttttctttgcagGCAACATGCTGTAAGTGCCTTGACCACTATGTTGCGTGATGGTATCAGTCCACCGAATGTGCCCAAGAAACGCATTCTCGTTGACTTTTCATCGCCAAACATTGCCAAGCAAATGCATGTTGGTCACTTGCGATCAACGATTATTGGCGAATCGATTTGCCGCCTTCTTGAGTTTTTGCAACATGATGTGCTTCGCATTAATCACCTGGGCGATTGGGGTACACAGTTCGGTATGCTCATTGCCCATTTGGAAGATCGGTTTCCCAACTTCATTAATGAGAGTCCACCAATTGGAGATTTACAAGCATTTTACAAAGAGTCCAAAAAGCGGTAAGTATTGAGTGTTAGTACATTTAATGTAATGTTGTCTTGGTTTATGTcttcttaaattattattaagaaaacATAGTGAAAGTCTCGTTCGCAgtctaatttgaaattgtgtaACAGTTGTAGGAAacccttttttatttgtgtaaaGCTAAATTATTGGTGTATTGTCTTTTTCACTTACAGATTTGACGATGATGAGCACTTCAAAAAGCGGGCTTACCAGCACGTTGTCACTCTCCAAGCAGGTGATCCAAAATCAATAAAGGCCTGGCAACTCATATGTGACGTTTCGCGACAGGAGTTCCAAAAGATTTACAATCGACTAGACGTCACGATTGAGGAACGTGGCGAATCATTTTATCAATCGCGCATGTTGTCTGTTGTCGAGTTTTTGCGAAGCAAGAATCTCTTGGAGCACGACGATGGCCGTGAAATTATGTGGCCGAATGTTAATAAAACTGGCATACCGCTAACAATAGTGAAATCGGATGGAGGATTCACATATGATACATCAGATATGGCTGCAATTAGACACCGCATAGAAGAAGAATGTGTTAACTGGATCATCTATGTTGTGGATTCTGGACAAAGCACGCACTTTAATTCCATATTTGAAGCTGCTCAGCGTTGCGGCATTGCTAATCCGAACG
Coding sequences:
- the LOC117575904 gene encoding probable arginine--tRNA ligase, cytoplasmic — encoded protein: MSTGLITELNKLNSLERVAKELHTKVQYSTRKELSPYVEGDDTVVKLLNENAKLKHRLAIINQAIADEKKNMSPETDSDNTLLIMDHLEKIFSAAIAEAYPLYSKTPVIIAAVNNVSAKFGDYQCNNAMGLAKKMKEAGISISPRDIATEIKRCCPASPLIDKIEVAGAGFVNVFLSKQHAVSALTTMLRDGISPPNVPKKRILVDFSSPNIAKQMHVGHLRSTIIGESICRLLEFLQHDVLRINHLGDWGTQFGMLIAHLEDRFPNFINESPPIGDLQAFYKESKKRFDDDEHFKKRAYQHVVTLQAGDPKSIKAWQLICDVSRQEFQKIYNRLDVTIEERGESFYQSRMLSVVEFLRSKNLLEHDDGREIMWPNVNKTGIPLTIVKSDGGFTYDTSDMAAIRHRIEEECVNWIIYVVDSGQSTHFNSIFEAAQRCGIANPNEHRIDHVQFGVVLGEDGKKFKTRSGDTVKLSDLLDEGMKCSLKQLQDRGRDQILTPQELSDAQESVAYGCIKYADLCHNRISDYVFSFEKMLDDRGNTAVYLLYTYSRICSIARSSGEDFSNPAKILDAFNIVLDHEKEWKLAKTLLKFFDIIIKCSSGLYLHFLCEFCYEVCTAFTEFYDSCYCIEKDKTGKIVKVNHSRILLCEATAAVLRQCFKILGLKPVAKI